The Anas acuta chromosome 2, bAnaAcu1.1, whole genome shotgun sequence genome contains a region encoding:
- the ENY2 gene encoding transcription and mRNA export factor ENY2 → MNKDAQMRATINQKLIETGERERLKDLLRAKLIECGWKDQLKAHCKDVIKEKGLEHVTVDDLVAEITPKGRALVPDSVKKELLQRIRTFLAQHANL, encoded by the exons ATGAATAAGGACGCCCAGATGAGAGCCACCATTAACCAGAAGCTGATCGAAACGGGGGAGCGGGAGCG CCTTAAAGATTTGCTGAGAGCCAAGTTAATTGAATGTGGCTGGAAGGATCAGTTGAAGGCACATTGCAAAG ATGTCATCAAAGAAAAAGGATTAGAGCATGTCACTGTTGACGACCTGGTGGCAGAAATCACTCCAAAAGGCAGAG CCTTGGTACCAGACAGTGTGAAGAAAGAACTCTTACAAAGAATAAGAACCTTCCTCGCTCAGCATGCCAACCTTTAA